The sequence TCGACGTGGTCGCCCGGGGCCAGGTCGGGCAGGCGGCCGGCCTGGACGACGATCGGGACGAGCCGGGTGGCCGCGGTGTCGGGCCCCGCGAAGTCGGACCCGCTGATCAGGTCGCCGGCGCCGACCGGGCGCGCGAGCGTGCCGCCGACGACCTCCTTCAGCCGCCGGCCCGGGTAGTAGCGCCCCGCGGTCGCGTCGGACAGCTGGGCACGCACGGTGACCAGATCGCCGGCGCTGACAACGTGCCCGGCGGGCAGGTCGGCCTTCGCCGCCACCCAGGCGGACGTCCGGTCCGCGGTCGCGAACAGCCGGGCTCCCAGCACCACCGAGACCAGCACGATCAGAATGCCGAAGATCAGCCGACCGTCCCGCCAGCCGCGGCGGCCGAGCCGGCGAGCTGGCGGGGACGGCGGGACGATCGGGTCCGCTGACCTTCCGGAGGGACCGCGCCCACCCGGCAGGGACCCTGGGCCAAGCGCGGGCGCCAGGTCGGTCACCGGTGATCTCCTCATCCTTGCGATGTTCACGCTGTGCGCTCAGCAAACGACACAGACACGAACACACCGTCGCACAACGTACGTGACCCGAGACCACATCGTGCCACCGCGTCAATCGCTGCCAAAGGCGATCCATCGGATCCCGGGCCGGATGCCTGGTTGGACGCTTGACGCGCCCTGGACGTTGGCTCGCCCGGCCCAGCGGCTTCTCGTTCGTCAGCTCACGTGGTGACGAAGGGACCAAGCCGATAGACGCTCCGCGGCCAAGCCGACGTCTTCACACCACGATCGACAGCCAGCAGAGTCAGTTATCCACAACCGAAAGCATCCGAACGCGTTCTCCGGCGAGAAACTGGTACACAGTTCCTAGGCCATCCGCCCACCTCCGACCTCCGAGGAGCAGCACAGCCGGTCGCGGGAACACCCCGAGCTGAGCCGCGACCGGACGCCCCGGAGGCCGACCGGCGCCAGGGGGCAGCCAGATGAACGACCGATTTCTGCAGCTCAGCGACGTGGCGGAGATTCTGAACATCTCGGCGTCGCAGACGTACGCCCTGGTCCGCAGCGGCGAGCTGCCGGCGATCAAGATCGGCGGACGAGGCCAGTGGCGGGTCGAGCGGACCGAGCTGGAGGCCTACATCCAGCGCGCCTACGAGCAGACGCGGGCGTTCGTCCTGGCCAACCCGCTCAGCCGCCACGAGGCCGTCCCCGAGGACTAGGACTGGGTCGGTGCTCTCGTGTGGTCTTGATCGTGGTTTTGGCCCTGGGACGGTCGTGATGGGGGGTTTCCGCGACCGCCCCAGGGCTCAAACGGCGATCACGACCGGCGCGGTGGACCGCGATCCAGACGGCGGGGCTGGGTGGCCTCAGGCGATGCGGCGCAGGAAGGCGATCGCGGCGAGCGGGATCACGCAGGCCTCGACGTCCCGTGGCCGGCGGAACTCGCCGGGCGTGTGTTCGGCGACGTCAAGGAAGTCGGCGCCGACGCGGTCCACGGTGCCGTTGACGATCCGGCCGTCGGCGAGCGCGATCCGGCACTCCGACCGGTCCCGCGCGACCTGGCGGAGCACATAGCGCAGGTCCAGTCGGGCACCCACCCGGCCCTCGTGGCCAGGATGCGCCGCGTCCCCGCTCAGCCCGCGAACCACCAGCACCGACCGCAGCGGGACCAGCGTCTCGGCCCTCCGCTGGTCCTCGACGAGTAGCCAGTCGACCCCGAGCGCCGTCAGCCGGCCGACGAGAACGCCGCGCTCGGCCGACGGAAGGCCACCGACCTCGACCCGCACCTGGTGGCCGACCGCCGGGCGCAGCCGGTCGATCAGCCGGAGGAACCCAGCCTCCCGCCGGCCACGGTCCGCGACCTCGACGGCAAGCTCCGCGGCCTCCAGCGCCTCCCACTGCGCGTCAAGATCCGCGAACAACGCCTCCCAGCGCACGCTGCCTCCCGTTTCCTCCGTCAGGGGGTGGTTGCCGCGCGGCCGTCCCGGCTCGCCCGGGTATCGCCAGGCGCGCAACCTCCCGGTCCGCTCGGCCGTCCCGACTCTGCGACCCGTCGCGTACCAAGGGTTCCGCCAGTACGAGAGCCGCCGGCGCCGCGGTCACCCGGCCGGGCGCCGACGCCCGACCATCCGAGCGGCCCGACCATCCGAGCGGCCCGGAGGCCGCACCACCATGCCACCCCACCCGGCCCGAGCGGAAGCACCGGTCCGATACCAGTGCAGACGACCAGGATTGACACATAGCCGCCGGGGAGTTACACAAGCAAACCGAGGCAAACGCACGCTCTCGGAAGATTCGATCGCGGGGGACGGCGGTGACGACGCGACAGCCCGGCCATCGTGGCCAGCCGTCGTCCCCGCGGTCGCCGAGACCGGGCGGCGGGCGGGCACCCTCGGCGTCACCCGCGCCGACGGCGGCGTGCGGGTGGCCGCGGCGCCGGCTGGCCGCACCCCAGGCCCGGTCGAGCTCCTGAGCAGGAAGCGAGGCGAGATGAGATCGATCCAGCGCGCGCTGCGGCCAGTCCTCGGGATCGCGGTGGCCGGCGGCGTCGCGGCCGTGCTGCTCCTCGCCGGGCCCGGACTCGCGGACCTGCCGGCGAGCGTGTCCGACGTCCCGGACTGGTTTCTCTCGGCCCCCGAGAACGCGCTGGTCACGGTCGTGGCGGCCGCCGCCTGGGGCTGCCTGCTGTGGCTGTGCCTGGGCGTCGTGGTCGGCTCGTTCGCCGCGCTGCCCGGGGCCGTCGGTCGCACGGCCGGCCGGCTGGCCGGCTGGATGCTGCCGCGCGCGCTGCGGCGGGCGCTGGAGCTCAGCCTCGGCCTCACGCTCGTCGCGGGCAGCGCGAGCGGACTGATCGCGGCCACTCCCGCCCTGGCCAGCGTGCCCGATGGTGGCACCGTCGCCGCCGCGAACGCCTGGCCCAACCTGTCCGCGCCCGGCACCGGATCGGGTGGGGCCTGGCCGAACCTGGCACCGCCGCCAGGCAGCTCCGCCCCGGCCGCCGCGTGGCCCGACCTTTCGGTGCCGACGGGCACGGCCGCCACCAGGCCACCGCCGGCCCCAGCACCTCCCCCCGCCAGCCAGGCGCCCCGCGCACAGCCGCCCGCCCGCACCCAGCCCGCCGCCCCGCCACCGCCGCCGGCACCTGCCCAGCCAGCCCCGGCCGCCCAGACCGCACCTCCCATCCAGACAGCGCCCCCGGCCCAGACAGCGCCCCCCACCCAGACCGCACCCCCGAGCCAGACGGCAGCACCCACACAGGTCGCAGCTCCCACGCCGTCGGCCTCTCCGGCCGAGACCGCACCCCCGAGCCAGTCGGCGTCTCCGGCACAGACGGACGCTTCGAGCCAGACGGCAGCACCCACGCCGTCGGCCTCTCGCACCCAGGCGCCGCCTCCGACTCAGACAGCGCCCCCTGCCCAAACAGCGCCCCCGGCGCAGACGGCGGCGCCAGTCACGTCCGTGCCGGCGGTCACCGCGGTACCGACGCCGGCTGTCAGCGCCTCGGCCGACGCCGCGGCCACGACAGCGCCGGCGGGCGACGCGGCGGGCACGGGCGCCCCCTCGGCCGACGGGCGGGACGAGATCCCCACCGTCGTGTTCACCCTCACCAGCCAGGCCTCGCCGGGCCCGGCCGCTTCGACCACCCTCCAGACGGGCGCCCCTGACCCCGGCGTCCCGTCGCCCACCTCGGCCAGCTCCGCGACGGCCGAGGGCTCGTCACCGACGGCCACGTCCTCGACGGCCGAGCCGTCGCCGACGGCGCCGCCGAGCTCGACCACGATCTCGCCGACCACCCCCGCGAGCCCGACGCCCTGGACACCCACCGTCACGGCGTCGACCACCATCGACTGGCCGTCCGCCGCCCCCGCTCCGCCCTCCGCCAGCACGCCCGCCACCAGCACGCCCGCGACGACAGCGCCGGCCACGGCGGAACCGGTGTCCGGTCCGGCCGCTGGCTGGCCAGACCTGTCGGCGCCGGTGGGCACGCCCGCGGCGGAGCCGACCGTCCCCTCGGCACCGCGCGGCATCGGCGCCCCGGCCGGCGGCGACACGGCCGCGGCCGAGGTCGTCGTCCTGCGCGGCGACTCGCTGTGGGAGATCGCGGCCCGCCGTCTCGGCCCGGCCGCCACCGACGCCCAGATCGCCGCCGAATGGCCGCGATGGTGGGCGGCAAATCGGGACGTGATCGGCCCTGACCCCAACCTGATCCGTCCCGGTCAGCGGCTTCGGCCGCCCGCCGGGCCCTGACCCCGCCCAGCCGAGGAGATCCACACGCGATGACGACGCCCCCCGGCTCCGGCTGGCCGGCCAGGTCGACCGAGCCTCGCCGCGCGCTGCGGGGCCTGCCGGCGTTCGCCACCGACCCGCCCTACGACGACGAACTGTCCGACACCGCGCGGCCCCGCGATCAGACGGCGGGCCCGGACCGGACCTTGATCGAGGACCCTCCCCGCGCCGCCGGCCAGGCAGGAAGGCGCACGGTCGTGCCAGGGGCCCGTCGTGGCACCGGCACCGCGAGCTCGTCGCGCGGCCGCGGTGGGCGGCACGGCACTGGGCCGAGCCATGGCCTCGCCGACAGCAGTCGGGGGCCCGGCGACAGCCGGCCGCCGACACCGACGGCAGCCGCCGACGCCGGCTCTGCGCGCGACCATCCCCGAACGACGGACGATGCCCCGTTCCTCGCGTCTTCCGGACGCACGATGACGACGACCCGGCGCGCACCGACGCGCATCCCGCAGCAGGCTCGCGACAGCCGATTCCGCGAGAGCCCCGGGCCGGCGGCGACGATCGTCGTCCGGGCGATCGTCGAGGTGCTCGCCGGCGTACGGCCGGTCGCCCACCTGGCTGGCTGGGCGACGCCGCAGCTCCAGACCGCACTGGAACGGTTCGGCGGTCAGTACCCCGGGCGAAGCATGGTCCGCAGCATCCGGATCAGCGAACCCAGGGCCGGAGTCGCCGAGGTCGTCGCGGTGATCAGCCGGACCGACCGGGTCGCGGCGCTCGCCCTGCGCATGGAGACGACCGACGGCCGTTGGCAGGTCACCGCCCTCCAGATCGGCTGAGACCCCCGCGAGGCGTCCCGCGGGGGTCTCACGCCGGTGTCGGGCAGGCGGTCAGGGCCGCCGGGCGGGGTCGCCGTGGCAGCGCTTGTACTTGCGGCCGGAACCGCACGGGCACGGCGCGTTGCGGGCCGGGCCGCCGCCGCGCTCGGCGTTGCCGCCCGTCCCACCGCCGGACCGGTCGTACGACGTCACCGAATCCTGGCCTCCGTCGACGGACGGCGCCGAGTACTGCAGGCCCCCGCTCACGCGATGCGGCTCGAGTCCCTTGACGAACACGGGTGGCGGGGCAGGAGCGGCCGGCGGCTCCGGCGGCGCGGTCCTGGCGGCGGCCGGCGACGGGCCGGCCGGGCGGCGGGCTCCGCCCCGGCCCGAGGTACGCGACCCGTTGGCCCCGTTCGGGGCGGCCGGGGCCTGCTCGGCCGGCGGGTTCAGCGGGGCGAGCGGAGCGGGCGCCTGCAACGACGGACCCGGGGCCGCGGCGGCGTCGTCCCGGCCGGCGACCTGGACCTCGACGTTGAACAGGAGCCGGACCGACTCCTCCTTGATCCCGTCCATCATGGTCTGGAACATCGTGTAGCCCTCGCGCTGGTACTCGACCAGCGGGTCACGCTGCCCCATCGCCCGCAGGCCGATGCCCTCCTGCAGGTAGTCCATCTCGTAGAGGTGCTCGCGCCACTTCTTGTCGAGCACCGCGAGCACGACGCGCCGCTCCAGCTCGCGCATCACGGCCTCGCCGTCCGGCCCCTCGCCGAGCTCGGCCTCGCGGCGGTCGTAGGCGTCCTGCGCGTCGGTCTGGATGTCCTCGGCCAGCATCTCGGCGGTCAGGCCGTCGCGGTCGTCGGTCGCGGGCGCCTCGACCCCGACGGGGTAGAGCTGGCCGAGGCCGGTCCACAGGGTCTCGAGGTCCCAGTCCTCCGCGAAGCCCTCGGCGGTGGCGCCCTCGACGTAGGCGGTGACGGTGTCGTCGACGAAGTGGCGGACCTGCTCGTGCAGGTCGGCGCCCTCCAGGACCTTGCGGCGCTCCTCGTAGATCACGGTGCGCTGCTTGTTCATGACCTCGTCGTACTTGAGGACGTTCTTGCGGATCTCGAAGTTCTGGCTCTCGACCTGGGTCTGCGCGGACCGGATGGCCCGCGTGACGATCTTTGATTCGATCGGCACGTCCTCGGGGATCTGCAGCCGGTCCATGATCCCTTCGACCGCGGACGCGTTGAACAGCCGCATCAGGTCGTCGCCGAGGGACAGGTAGAACCGGGACTCGCCGACGTCGCCCTGCCGGCCGGCACGGCCACGCAGCTGGTTGTCGATCCGGCGGGACTCGTGGCGCTCGGTACCCAGCACGTACAGGCCGCCGGCCTCCAGGACGTCGTCGTGCTCGGCCTTGACCGACGACTTCGCCTTCTCCAGTGCCTCCGGCCAGGCCGCCTCGTATTCCTCGGGCGTCTCCAGCGGGGACAGGCCGCGGCCGCGCAGCTCTCCCTGGGCGATGAACTCGGGGTTGCCGCCGAGCATGATGTCGGTACCACGGCCGGCCATGTTCGTCGCGACCGTGACGGCGGCGCGCCGGCCGGCCTCGGCGACGATCAGTGCCTCACGCTCGTGGTTCTTCGCGTTGAGCACCTCGTGGCGCACGCCGCGCTTGGTGAGCTGCTTGGACAGGTACTCGGACTTCTCGACGCTGGTGGTGCCGACGAGAACGGGCTGGCCATTCTCGTGGCGCTCGGCGATGTCGTCGACGACCGCGTCGAACTTGGCGACCTCGGTCTTGTAGACGACGTCCGGCTGGTCCTCGCGGATCATCGGCTTGTTCGTCGGGATCGGCACGACGCCAAGCTTGTAGATCTGGTGGAACTCGGCCGCCTCGGTCATGGCCGTACCGGTCATTCCGGACAGCTTCTCGTAGAGCCGGAAGTAGTTCTGCAGCGTGATCGTGGCGAGGGTCTGGTTCTCCTGCTTGATCTCGACGTTTTCCTTCGCCTCGATCGCCTGGTGCATGCCCTCGCTGTAGCGCCGGCCGTGCAGCACGCGGCCGGTGAACTCGTCGACGATCAGGACCTCGCCGTCGACGACGATGTAGTCCTTGTCCCGCTTGTACAGCTCCTTCGCCTTCAGGGCGTTGTTCAGGTAGCCGACGAGCGGGGTGTTCACCGACTCGTAGAGGTTCTCGATCCCGAGCTGGTCCTCGACCTTCTCGACACCGGACTCGGTGATGGCGACGGTGCGCTTGCCCTCCTCGACCTCGTAGTCGACGTCGCGCTTGAGCGTCGGCGAGATCCGGGAGAACTCCGTGTACCACCGGGTCGGCTGGTCGGACGGGCCGGAGATGATGAGCGGCGTCCTGGCCTCGTCGATGAGGATCGAGTCGACCTCGTCGACCACGGCGAAGAAATGGCCGCGCTGGACGAGTTCCTCGCCGCTCCACGCCATGTTGTCGCGCAGGTAGTCGAAGCCGAACTCGTTGTTCGTGCCGTAGGTGATGTCGCAGGCGTACTGCTGGCGGCGCGCCGCGGGCGGCATCTGCGGGTGGATCACCCCGATCGTCAGCCCGAGGAAGCGGTGCACGCGGCCCATGTTCTCGGCGTCGCGCTGGGCCAGGTAGTCGTTCACCGTGACGATGTGGACGCCGTTGCCGGCGAGCGCGTTGAGATAGGCCGGCAGCGTGGAGACCAGGGTCTTTCCTTCACCGGTCTTCATCTCGGCGATGTTGCCGAGGTGCAGCGCGGCGCCACCCATGATCTGCACGTCGTAGTGACGCTGGCCGAGCGTGCGCCGGGCCGCCTCGCGCACGGTGGCGAACGCCTCCGGCAGCAGCGAGTCGAGCGTCTCCTCACCGTCGGCGAGGCGCTGGCGGAACTCGTCGGTCATGCCGCGCAGCTCGGCGTCGGAGAGGCCCGTGAAGTCGTCCTCGATGAGGTTCACCTGGTCGGCGATCGCGGCGAGCTTGCGCAGGATCCGTCCTTCGCCGGCGCGCAGGACCTTGTCAAGTAGCACGAGCGGGGCTCCTCCGGCTGGCATGTCGGCGAACTGGCCAACACCACGATGCTAGCCCTTCTCAGTAGTCCAGCTTGGACCTGCGCGCCGACCTGACGCGACCGCGCGGACACAGCGCGGCCAGACGGCGCCTTCGGCCCGTCACCACCACCCGGGACCACCCCCGGCGCACGGCGGTCGGCACCTGACACCATCAGGGGTAACCGTCGTCGGATCGGAGGCGTCATGCCCGCGCTGGAGCCGGTCGAGATCACCGCGGGCTCACTGCATCTACGGCCGTGGCGGCCCCAGGACGCGGCCGACGTGTTCGCGGCCTGCCAGGACCCGGACATCCAGCGCTGGACGATGGTGCCGTCGCCCTACACCCAGGCCGACGCGGTCACGTTCGTCGAGCGGGTCGCGCCGATCGGCTGGGCCACCGGCACCGCCGCGCAGCTGGCCGTCGTGGACGCCACCACCGGCGGCCTGCTCGGCTCCATCAGCCTGCAGGACATGCGGGATGCCGACGGGATCCTCGGCGTCGCGCCCGGCGGGACCGCCGAGGTCGGCTACTGGTGCGCGGCCGAGGCACGCGGTCGCGGTGTCACCACCAACGCGGTCCGGGCGCTGTGCCGGTGGGGATTCGGGGCGCTGGAGCTGACCACGATCCGATGGCTGGCGCTGGTTGGGAACGAGCCCTCGCGGACGGTCGCGCACCGGGCCGGGTTCACCGTCGCGGCCGAGCCGCGCCCGCTGCTGAACCCCCGCGCCGGCGAGATCGCCGAGTTCTGGACCGGCACCCTGCGGCGCTGACCGCCCGCGCGGGCCCGCGCCCGCAAGGCCTCAGGTGATTTCGAGCAGCTTCTCGCGGACCGCGTAGACGACGGCTTCCATCCGGGAGTGCAGCTGGAGCTTCTCCAGGATGTTGCGGATGTGGTTCTTGACCGTGTTCTCGCTGATGAAAAGCTGCTTGGCGATGTCGCGGTTGTTCAGCCCCTTCGCGACGAGCCGGAGCACCTCCATCTCCCGGTCGGTCAGGCGTGGCGTGGGGAGCTGGGGGCGGTCGTCCTTGTTCTTGATCATCGACGCGAACTCGCTGAGCAGCTTGGACGCCATCGACGGGCTGATCAGGCTCTGGCCGTTGTAGACCGCCCGGATGTCGGCGGCGACCTCGTCGATCGAGATCTCCTTGAGCAGGTAGCCCATCGCGCCGGCCTTGATGGCGTCGTAGAGGTCGGCCTCCTCGTCGCTGATCGTCAACATGACGATCTTCGCGCTCGGGACCGCCTCCTTGATGGCGCTCGTCGCGTCGATCCCCCCGCGCCGCGGCATCCGCACGTCCATCAGAACGATGTCCGGCGCCATCTCACCGGCCATCGTCACCGCCTCCGAACCGTCCGCGGCCTCCCCGACGACCTCGATGTCCGGCTCCTGCGCGAGAACCATCTCGAGCCCGCGGCGGAACAGCGCGTGGTCGTCGACGATCAGCACTCGGATCGGGTTCTCCTCCGATGGCGCGCGCGGCGCCTCGGGCGAGCGCTGCTCGTCCACCGTCATCTGGCCTCCCTAGGACCCCTGCCGGCAAGGCGGGCGGTGGCACGGACAGCGGATCCGCCCCGGAATCGTCCGGGCCCCACGGAATCCCCAGCGCATGGACGCAGTTCGCCCATGAGCCGGCACGACGGTCAGAGCCGGATCCATCCGGCCGGACCACCGATGCCGCCAGCAGCATCACCCAACGCAGATGATCCCACGTCGACCGGGCGAACCGGTCGTCAGACGGTGGAAAACCCTATCGGCGCCTCCGCGCCCATCGCCCGGCTTCGCCGCGGTCATCGGAGACACGCCCGACCTGGGCCAGACCAGCAGGTTCGCGACGACCGCCGGACGCACCGGCCGGCCGACCCGTGGCGCGACTCACCAGAGCCCCGCCCGCGCCGGCCGGCCAGCCCGGTCCTACCAAGATCGCCGAACATCAGGCCCATCAGCGGCAGACCAGACCGCCCAAGGCCGGGAGACCCCTGACGAGGTCAGCTCGGGACGGCCGCCGGTTCACGGTCCTCATCGGAGGCCCGCGCCGGATCGTCGGCGTCGATCAGGTGGATGACGCCGTAGTCGTAACCGCGGCGGCGGTAGACGACGCTGGCGCGCCCGGAGGCGGCGTCCTGGAACAAGTAGAAGTCGTGGCCGACCAGCTCCATGTTCGACAGCGCGTCGTCCAGCGTCATCGGCTCGGCCCGGTGGGTCTTCGTCCGCACCAGCATGGGCGAGCGGTCCGGCAGGTCGTAGCGGTCCTCGAACCCGTCGGGCGTGGGGTCGTCCTCGTCCCACGCGTCCGCGCGGCCCGCGCCGTTCTCCTTCACGCCGGGCTGCCTGTGCGCCTTGCCGGCGGGACTCGGTACGCCGTTGCCGGCCGGGCGGGTCCCGTCGCCGGACGGCAGGGATTCGGCGGTCCGGGCGGGCGACGGTAGCCCGCCGCCGGCGTCGACCCGCCCGTTGGAGGGGATGGCGACGAGATCGTCGTGCGGGATCGGCGGTGGCCCGACGTAGGCGCGCCCGTGGCCGTTGTTGCCGTGCTTGTGGTCGGTGCGACGCTCGGACGCCCGGCGTAGCCGTTCGGCCAGCTTGCCGGCAGCGCCGTCGAGCGCCGAGTAGGGGTCGGCCGCGGCCGCCTCGGCGCGGATCACCGGCCCCCGCGTGTAGACCGTGAGCTCGACGCGCTCCCGGACATCCGCCATGCGCTTGTTGGGCTCCCGGGACAGTTCCACATCGACCCGGATGACCTTGCCGTCGTAGCGCTCAAGCTTCGCGAGCTTGGTCTCGACGTGACTGCGGAACCGTTCCGGAACCGCCGTGTGCCGGCCCTTGACCACAATGTCCACGCGATCCACCTCCCGTTCACCGACCGGGTGATTGGCGCGCGGCGCGGGCGCTCGCCCGCGCCGGGCCGACACCCGGCAGCCCGGTGCTGGCACGGGCCCGGGGCGGGCCCGTCCGAGCCGGGTCACCTGTACGTACTGGCTGTCCCCCACT is a genomic window of Pseudofrankia inefficax containing:
- a CDS encoding SAF domain-containing protein; amino-acid sequence: MTDLAPALGPGSLPGGRGPSGRSADPIVPPSPPARRLGRRGWRDGRLIFGILIVLVSVVLGARLFATADRTSAWVAAKADLPAGHVVSAGDLVTVRAQLSDATAGRYYPGRRLKEVVGGTLARPVGAGDLISGSDFAGPDTAATRLVPIVVQAGRLPDLAPGDHVDVYVFQASGAVGAGDASSGTGGSGGTGNATGQSTATGQSTGVGTPAVGGAGAEVLVLHDVEFLGQQRIASGDRSLTLRVPVDAAIRAVAASQSGRVDVVKLVRDGQGQVGATGPTAAPGYGR
- a CDS encoding helix-turn-helix domain-containing protein, giving the protein MNDRFLQLSDVAEILNISASQTYALVRSGELPAIKIGGRGQWRVERTELEAYIQRAYEQTRAFVLANPLSRHEAVPED
- a CDS encoding Rv3235 family protein — encoded protein: MTTPPGSGWPARSTEPRRALRGLPAFATDPPYDDELSDTARPRDQTAGPDRTLIEDPPRAAGQAGRRTVVPGARRGTGTASSSRGRGGRHGTGPSHGLADSSRGPGDSRPPTPTAAADAGSARDHPRTTDDAPFLASSGRTMTTTRRAPTRIPQQARDSRFRESPGPAATIVVRAIVEVLAGVRPVAHLAGWATPQLQTALERFGGQYPGRSMVRSIRISEPRAGVAEVVAVISRTDRVAALALRMETTDGRWQVTALQIG
- the secA gene encoding preprotein translocase subunit SecA; translated protein: MLLDKVLRAGEGRILRKLAAIADQVNLIEDDFTGLSDAELRGMTDEFRQRLADGEETLDSLLPEAFATVREAARRTLGQRHYDVQIMGGAALHLGNIAEMKTGEGKTLVSTLPAYLNALAGNGVHIVTVNDYLAQRDAENMGRVHRFLGLTIGVIHPQMPPAARRQQYACDITYGTNNEFGFDYLRDNMAWSGEELVQRGHFFAVVDEVDSILIDEARTPLIISGPSDQPTRWYTEFSRISPTLKRDVDYEVEEGKRTVAITESGVEKVEDQLGIENLYESVNTPLVGYLNNALKAKELYKRDKDYIVVDGEVLIVDEFTGRVLHGRRYSEGMHQAIEAKENVEIKQENQTLATITLQNYFRLYEKLSGMTGTAMTEAAEFHQIYKLGVVPIPTNKPMIREDQPDVVYKTEVAKFDAVVDDIAERHENGQPVLVGTTSVEKSEYLSKQLTKRGVRHEVLNAKNHEREALIVAEAGRRAAVTVATNMAGRGTDIMLGGNPEFIAQGELRGRGLSPLETPEEYEAAWPEALEKAKSSVKAEHDDVLEAGGLYVLGTERHESRRIDNQLRGRAGRQGDVGESRFYLSLGDDLMRLFNASAVEGIMDRLQIPEDVPIESKIVTRAIRSAQTQVESQNFEIRKNVLKYDEVMNKQRTVIYEERRKVLEGADLHEQVRHFVDDTVTAYVEGATAEGFAEDWDLETLWTGLGQLYPVGVEAPATDDRDGLTAEMLAEDIQTDAQDAYDRREAELGEGPDGEAVMRELERRVVLAVLDKKWREHLYEMDYLQEGIGLRAMGQRDPLVEYQREGYTMFQTMMDGIKEESVRLLFNVEVQVAGRDDAAAAPGPSLQAPAPLAPLNPPAEQAPAAPNGANGSRTSGRGGARRPAGPSPAAARTAPPEPPAAPAPPPVFVKGLEPHRVSGGLQYSAPSVDGGQDSVTSYDRSGGGTGGNAERGGGPARNAPCPCGSGRKYKRCHGDPARRP
- a CDS encoding GNAT family N-acetyltransferase, whose protein sequence is MPALEPVEITAGSLHLRPWRPQDAADVFAACQDPDIQRWTMVPSPYTQADAVTFVERVAPIGWATGTAAQLAVVDATTGGLLGSISLQDMRDADGILGVAPGGTAEVGYWCAAEARGRGVTTNAVRALCRWGFGALELTTIRWLALVGNEPSRTVAHRAGFTVAAEPRPLLNPRAGEIAEFWTGTLRR
- a CDS encoding response regulator is translated as MTVDEQRSPEAPRAPSEENPIRVLIVDDHALFRRGLEMVLAQEPDIEVVGEAADGSEAVTMAGEMAPDIVLMDVRMPRRGGIDATSAIKEAVPSAKIVMLTISDEEADLYDAIKAGAMGYLLKEISIDEVAADIRAVYNGQSLISPSMASKLLSEFASMIKNKDDRPQLPTPRLTDREMEVLRLVAKGLNNRDIAKQLFISENTVKNHIRNILEKLQLHSRMEAVVYAVREKLLEIT
- the hpf gene encoding ribosome hibernation-promoting factor, HPF/YfiA family, yielding MDIVVKGRHTAVPERFRSHVETKLAKLERYDGKVIRVDVELSREPNKRMADVRERVELTVYTRGPVIRAEAAAADPYSALDGAAGKLAERLRRASERRTDHKHGNNGHGRAYVGPPPIPHDDLVAIPSNGRVDAGGGLPSPARTAESLPSGDGTRPAGNGVPSPAGKAHRQPGVKENGAGRADAWDEDDPTPDGFEDRYDLPDRSPMLVRTKTHRAEPMTLDDALSNMELVGHDFYLFQDAASGRASVVYRRRGYDYGVIHLIDADDPARASDEDREPAAVPS